From the Fusobacterium simiae genome, one window contains:
- a CDS encoding RidA family protein: MSNPKPQGKYVLSKRYENLIFTAGMTPRKNGELILTGKFTDENIEQFKEAVRLAAENTLSAIQKSMKENEKIESILSMNVYINSSIEFTKHSKIADYASEYYYEKLGDLAIASRTAVGVISLPGNAPIEIQVVVAVNKN, translated from the coding sequence ATGAGTAATCCAAAACCACAAGGAAAGTATGTTTTATCAAAGAGGTATGAAAATTTAATTTTTACTGCTGGAATGACTCCAAGAAAGAATGGAGAATTAATATTAACTGGAAAGTTTACTGATGAAAATATAGAGCAATTTAAAGAAGCTGTTAGATTAGCAGCAGAAAATACATTATCTGCCATTCAAAAAAGTATGAAAGAAAATGAAAAAATTGAATCTATACTTTCTATGAATGTATATATAAATTCATCAATTGAATTTACAAAACATTCAAAAATTGCAGACTATGCAAGTGAATATTATTATGAAAAATTAGGAGATTTAGCAATAGCAAGTAGAACAGCTGTTGGAGTAATATCATTACCTGGAAATGCACCTATTGAAATACAAGTTGTAGTAGCAGTAAATAAAAACTAA
- the mltG gene encoding endolytic transglycosylase MltG: MKKLLAIISIIIIILAGTTVYQLVKKDKYNLVLEIDKDKPLKESLSVLPVSNNPFFKLYLKFRNDGKNIKAGNYELRGKFNMIELVSMLESGKSKVFKFTIIEGNTVKNVIDKLVANGKGSRENFEKAFKEIEFPYPTPDNNFEGYLYPETYFIPESYDEKAILNIFLKEFLKKFPVENYPDKDEFYQKLIMASILEREAAVENEKPIMASVFYNRINKNMYLAADSTINFVFNYEKKRIYYKDLEVDSPYNTYKNKGLPPAPICNPTVSSVNAAYNPADTEYLFFVTKGGGEHFFSKTYKEHLDFQKNK; this comes from the coding sequence ATGAAAAAATTACTAGCTATTATCTCTATAATAATTATAATTTTAGCAGGAACAACTGTCTATCAACTTGTAAAAAAAGATAAATATAATTTAGTTTTAGAAATTGATAAAGACAAACCTTTAAAGGAATCCTTATCAGTTTTACCTGTATCTAATAATCCATTTTTTAAATTATATTTAAAATTTAGAAATGATGGAAAAAATATAAAAGCTGGAAACTATGAATTAAGAGGAAAATTCAATATGATAGAACTTGTTTCTATGCTTGAAAGTGGTAAATCTAAAGTATTCAAATTTACTATAATAGAAGGAAATACTGTTAAAAATGTCATAGATAAATTGGTTGCCAATGGAAAAGGAAGTAGAGAAAATTTTGAAAAAGCATTTAAAGAAATAGAATTTCCTTATCCTACTCCTGATAATAATTTTGAAGGATATTTATATCCAGAAACTTATTTTATACCTGAATCTTATGATGAAAAAGCTATACTTAATATATTTTTAAAAGAATTTTTAAAGAAATTTCCAGTAGAAAATTACCCAGATAAAGATGAATTTTATCAAAAGCTAATAATGGCATCTATACTTGAAAGAGAAGCAGCTGTTGAAAATGAAAAACCTATTATGGCATCTGTTTTCTATAATAGAATTAATAAAAATATGTATCTTGCGGCAGATTCAACTATTAATTTTGTTTTTAACTATGAAAAGAAAAGAATATACTACAAGGATTTAGAAGTAGATTCTCCTTATAATACATATAAAAATAAGGGACTTCCTCCTGCTCCAATTTGTAATCCTACTGTTAGCTCAGTTAATGCTGCATATAATCCAGCAGATACTGAATATCTATTCTTTGTTACAAAAGGTGGAGGAGAACATTTTTTCAGTAAGACATATAAGGAACATTTAGATTTCCAAAAAAATAAATAA
- a CDS encoding DEAD/DEAH box helicase yields MEQLEKLKEFRELGLGEKVLKVLSKKGYESPTPIQRLTIPALLKNDKDIIGQAQTGTGKTAAFSLPIIETFEHLDYIQAIVLTPTRELALQVAEEMNSLSTSKKMKVIPVYGGQSIDIQRKLIKTGVDVVVGTPGRVIDLIERKLLKLNSLKYFILDEADEMLNMGFVEDIEKILTFTNEDKRMLFFSATMPNEIMKVAKNHMKEYEVLAVKSRELTTDLTEQIYFEVNERDKFEALCRIIDLTKEFYGIIFCRTKTDVNEIVGRLNDRGYDAEGLHGDIGQNYREVTLKRFKTKKINILVATDVAARGIDINDLSHVINYAIPQEVESYVHRIGRTGRAGKEGTAITFITPQEYRRLLQIQKAVKKEIKKEKLPDVKDVIQAKKFRIIDDIGQILIDNDYEKFKKLAKDLLKMEDAENIVASLLKLSYSDVLDESNYNEISPVKMEDTGKTRLFIAMGRKDGMTPKKLVEFIVKRAKIKQSYIKNAEVYEGFSFVSVPFKEAEIIIEIFAQNRKGKKPLVEKAKSKK; encoded by the coding sequence ATGGAACAATTAGAAAAATTAAAAGAATTTAGAGAATTAGGGCTTGGTGAAAAGGTATTAAAAGTATTGTCAAAAAAAGGATATGAATCTCCTACACCTATACAAAGATTAACAATACCTGCACTTTTAAAAAATGATAAAGACATAATAGGACAAGCACAAACTGGAACAGGTAAGACGGCTGCTTTTTCTTTACCAATAATAGAAACTTTTGAGCATTTAGATTATATACAGGCTATTGTTTTAACACCGACAAGAGAATTAGCTTTACAAGTTGCTGAAGAAATGAATAGTTTAAGTACAAGTAAGAAAATGAAAGTGATTCCTGTCTATGGAGGACAATCAATAGATATCCAAAGAAAACTTATCAAAACTGGTGTAGATGTTGTTGTGGGTACACCTGGTAGAGTTATAGATTTAATTGAAAGAAAATTATTAAAATTAAATTCATTAAAATATTTTATCTTAGATGAAGCAGATGAAATGCTTAATATGGGTTTTGTTGAAGATATAGAAAAAATATTAACTTTTACAAATGAAGATAAAAGAATGTTATTTTTCTCTGCAACTATGCCTAATGAAATTATGAAAGTTGCTAAAAATCATATGAAAGAATATGAAGTCTTAGCAGTTAAAAGTAGAGAACTTACAACAGATTTAACAGAACAAATATATTTTGAAGTCAATGAAAGAGATAAGTTTGAAGCATTGTGTAGAATCATAGATTTAACAAAAGAATTCTATGGAATAATTTTTTGTAGAACAAAGACTGATGTAAATGAGATTGTTGGAAGATTAAATGATAGAGGTTATGATGCTGAGGGTCTACATGGAGATATAGGACAAAATTATAGAGAAGTTACTTTGAAAAGATTTAAAACTAAGAAAATAAATATTCTTGTTGCAACAGATGTGGCTGCAAGAGGTATAGATATAAATGATTTAAGTCATGTTATTAACTACGCTATTCCACAAGAAGTTGAAAGCTATGTACATAGAATAGGTAGAACAGGTCGTGCTGGTAAAGAGGGAACTGCTATAACTTTTATAACTCCACAAGAGTACAGAAGACTTTTACAAATTCAAAAAGCAGTTAAAAAAGAAATTAAAAAAGAAAAATTACCTGATGTTAAAGATGTTATACAAGCTAAAAAGTTTAGAATAATAGATGATATAGGACAAATTTTAATAGACAATGACTATGAAAAATTTAAAAAACTTGCCAAAGACTTGCTTAAAATGGAGGATGCTGAAAATATTGTTGCCTCTCTTTTAAAGTTATCATACAGTGATGTTTTAGATGAAAGCAACTATAATGAAATTTCTCCTGTCAAAATGGAAGACACTGGTAAAACAAGATTATTCATTGCTATGGGTAGAAAAGATGGAATGACTCCTAAAAAGTTAGTTGAATTCATTGTTAAAAGGGCAAAAATAAAACAAAGTTATATTAAAAATGCAGAAGTCTATGAAGGTTTCTCATTTGTTTCTGTACCTTTTAAAGAGGCTGAAATAATAATTGAAATTTTTGCACAAAATAGAAAGGGAAAGAAACCATTAGTAGAAAAAGCAAAATCTAAGAAATAG
- a CDS encoding pyridoxal phosphate-dependent aminotransferase — protein MKTIEEKFLKLGVENAPGQEGTQKEVKLNLKGEKLEGKLVDFSHGDVDAHKPIPNSLNTFIEGYNKGGVQAYTEYKGANFIREDLAKKLKNFTGIEIDPNKNLIITPGTQGALFLAMGSLVNSGDKVCIVEPDYFANRKLVEFFDGELVPVRLDYLNTKENFAGLDLKKLENAFKQGVKLFLFSNPNNPTGVIYSDEEISKIAELAKKYDVTLLVDELYSRQIFDNRSYRHMINENVDREKIITIIGPSKTESLSGFRLGVAFGSEKIITRMEKLQAIVSLRASGYNQAVIKDWFNEPDGWMQERILNHQEIRDELVKKFRAVKGVEIRVTEGGSYIFPKLPKLEVSLNEFVKILRVHANVIVTPGTEFGPEFIDSIRLNFSQDKNLAMEAVDRIIEMIERYRV, from the coding sequence ATGAAAACAATAGAAGAAAAATTTTTAAAATTAGGAGTTGAAAATGCACCTGGACAGGAAGGTACTCAAAAAGAAGTCAAATTAAACTTAAAAGGTGAAAAGTTAGAAGGAAAGTTAGTTGATTTTTCTCATGGAGATGTTGATGCACATAAACCAATTCCAAATTCTTTAAATACATTCATCGAAGGATATAATAAAGGTGGAGTTCAGGCTTATACAGAATATAAAGGAGCAAACTTTATAAGAGAAGATTTAGCTAAGAAATTAAAAAATTTTACAGGAATAGAAATAGATCCTAATAAAAATTTAATAATTACACCAGGAACACAAGGAGCTTTATTTTTAGCTATGGGTTCTCTTGTAAATAGTGGAGATAAAGTATGTATAGTTGAACCTGATTATTTTGCAAATAGAAAATTAGTAGAATTCTTTGATGGAGAGTTAGTACCAGTAAGATTAGATTATTTAAATACAAAAGAAAATTTTGCAGGTCTAGATTTAAAAAAATTAGAGAATGCTTTTAAACAAGGAGTAAAATTATTTTTATTCTCTAATCCTAACAATCCAACAGGAGTAATATATTCAGATGAAGAAATTTCTAAAATAGCAGAATTAGCTAAAAAATATGATGTTACATTATTAGTTGATGAGTTATATAGCAGACAAATTTTTGATAATAGAAGTTATAGACATATGATTAATGAAAATGTTGATAGAGAAAAAATCATTACTATAATAGGTCCTTCAAAAACTGAGTCATTAAGTGGATTTAGATTGGGAGTAGCTTTTGGTTCAGAGAAAATTATTACTAGAATGGAAAAATTACAAGCTATCGTTTCTCTTAGAGCTAGTGGATATAATCAAGCAGTTATTAAAGATTGGTTTAATGAACCAGATGGCTGGATGCAAGAGAGAATACTAAATCACCAAGAAATAAGAGATGAATTAGTAAAAAAATTTAGAGCAGTTAAGGGAGTGGAAATAAGAGTAACAGAAGGAGGGAGTTATATTTTCCCTAAACTTCCAAAATTAGAAGTAAGTTTAAATGAATTTGTAAAAATACTTAGAGTTCATGCTAATGTCATTGTAACACCAGGAACTGAATTTGGACCAGAATTTATTGATTCAATAAGATTAAATTTTTCACAAGATAAAAATTTAGCAATGGAAGCAGTCGATAGAATTATTGAAATGATAGAGAGGTATAGAGTATGA
- the tilS gene encoding tRNA lysidine(34) synthetase TilS produces the protein MQLFREILKINKKYNLIENNDIIVVGFSGGPDSVFLVEMLKKLQGSFIFKIYLVHINHLLRGEDADSDENFSLEYANKNNLEIFIKRVPVKEIAKEVGKTLEEVGREERYKFFSEIYRKVGANKIATAHNKDDQIETFLFRLIRGASLQGLEGIKIKNKNIIRPISEIYKKDILKYLNKNEIQYKIDKTNFENEFTRNSIRLDLIPFIEERYNIKFKDKVFSLIEEIRENNQNNFLNLIDYIDSKNRIILEKIKILSNFDRKNLLGLLLNKKNIEVNRNKIAEINSLIKSNGTKKIDLNKIYRIVKDYTHLYIEEKKEDSTIDRKVFQLKIPSEQIFDSFKISVNIVENLDIPKEKNQYLLDALYNDIIEVRYRKDGDRIFLDEKHSKKIKEVFIDQKVPRNLRDRTPIFLYNNKIFWIYNVKKAYIPKINKNESKLIKVLITVKEVINER, from the coding sequence ATGCAGTTATTTAGAGAAATATTAAAAATTAATAAAAAATATAATTTAATAGAAAATAATGATATTATTGTGGTTGGGTTCTCTGGTGGACCTGACTCAGTTTTTTTAGTGGAAATGCTAAAAAAATTACAAGGTTCTTTTATTTTTAAAATCTATTTAGTCCATATAAATCATCTTTTAAGAGGTGAAGATGCTGATTCTGATGAAAATTTTTCTTTGGAATATGCTAATAAAAATAATTTAGAAATTTTTATCAAAAGAGTTCCTGTCAAAGAAATTGCCAAAGAAGTAGGAAAAACTCTTGAAGAAGTCGGAAGAGAAGAAAGATACAAATTTTTCTCTGAAATATACAGAAAAGTAGGAGCAAATAAAATTGCAACTGCTCACAATAAAGATGACCAAATAGAAACCTTTTTATTTAGACTTATAAGAGGAGCTTCTTTACAAGGTTTAGAGGGTATTAAGATAAAAAATAAAAATATTATAAGACCTATTTCTGAAATATATAAAAAAGATATCCTTAAATACTTGAATAAAAATGAAATTCAATATAAAATAGACAAGACAAACTTTGAAAATGAGTTTACTCGAAATAGTATAAGACTAGATTTAATTCCTTTTATTGAAGAAAGATATAATATTAAATTTAAAGATAAGGTTTTCTCATTAATTGAAGAAATTAGAGAAAATAATCAAAATAATTTTTTAAATTTAATTGATTATATTGATTCAAAAAATAGAATAATTTTAGAAAAAATAAAAATTTTATCAAATTTTGATAGAAAAAATTTGTTAGGTTTACTCTTAAATAAAAAAAATATAGAAGTAAATAGAAACAAAATAGCTGAAATAAACAGTCTAATTAAGAGCAATGGAACTAAAAAAATTGATTTAAATAAAATTTATAGAATAGTTAAAGACTACACTCATCTATATATTGAAGAAAAAAAAGAAGATTCTACTATTGATAGAAAAGTATTTCAATTAAAAATTCCAAGTGAACAAATTTTTGATAGTTTTAAAATCAGTGTTAATATAGTAGAAAACTTAGATATACCAAAGGAAAAAAATCAATATTTACTAGATGCCCTATATAATGATATAATAGAAGTCAGGTATAGAAAAGATGGAGATAGAATTTTTTTAGATGAAAAACATTCTAAAAAAATAAAAGAAGTTTTTATAGATCAAAAAGTTCCTAGAAATTTAAGAGATAGAACACCAATTTTTCTATATAATAACAAAATATTTTGGATTTATAATGTAAAAAAAGCTTATATTCCTAAAATAAATAAAAATGAAAGTAAACTTATTAAAGTTTTAATCACAGTGAAGGAGGTAATAAATGAACGATAA